A genomic region of Pseudomonas sp. KU43P contains the following coding sequences:
- the norR gene encoding nitric oxide reductase transcriptional regulator NorR, with the protein MTAKPLLTALLPLVSDLSRDLPDQERYRRLLQAMRSLLPCDAAALLRLDGEWLVPLAVDGLSTDTLGRRFKVSEHPRFQILLSRAEPTRFASDSKLPDPYDGLVNAPDADLEVHDCMGCPLMVDERAWGLVTLDALTPGQFQTLELDALQAFASLAAATVTVAERIEHLALRAEDEHHRAEIYRQASGQDRELIGQSKAHKQLVEEIRLVGSSDLTVLITGETGVGKELVAQALHQASSRADKPLISLNCAALPDTLVESELFGHVRGAFTGAHGERRGKFELANGGTLFLDEVGELPLNVQAKLLRVLQSGQLQRLGSDREHRVDVRLIAATNRDLAAEVRNGNYRADFYHRLSVYPLQVPPLRERGRDVLLLAGYFLEQNRSRLGLNSLRLSSEAQAALLAYDWPGNVRELEHLIGRSALKAMGQHPQRPRILTLEASDLDLRGMPAIATAPSPALLPPPTVPEGGLREAIDSYQRQVIDACLQRHQDNWAAAARELGLDRANLSRLARRLGLR; encoded by the coding sequence ATGACCGCAAAGCCCTTACTCACCGCGCTGCTGCCCCTGGTCAGCGACCTTTCCCGCGACTTGCCCGACCAGGAGCGCTACCGGCGCCTGCTCCAGGCCATGCGCAGCCTGCTTCCGTGTGACGCCGCTGCGCTGCTGCGCCTGGACGGCGAATGGCTGGTGCCACTGGCCGTGGATGGCCTTAGCACCGACACCCTCGGGCGGCGCTTCAAGGTCAGTGAACACCCACGCTTCCAGATTCTGCTCAGCCGTGCCGAGCCTACCCGCTTCGCCAGCGACTCCAAGCTACCCGACCCTTATGATGGCCTGGTCAACGCCCCTGACGCCGACCTGGAAGTGCACGACTGCATGGGCTGCCCGCTGATGGTCGATGAACGCGCCTGGGGCCTGGTGACCCTCGACGCGCTCACCCCCGGCCAGTTCCAGACCCTGGAGTTGGACGCCCTGCAGGCCTTCGCCAGCCTCGCTGCTGCCACCGTGACCGTGGCCGAACGCATCGAACACCTGGCCCTGCGCGCCGAAGACGAACACCACCGCGCCGAGATCTACCGCCAGGCCAGCGGCCAGGATCGGGAGTTGATCGGTCAGAGCAAGGCCCATAAGCAGCTGGTCGAAGAAATTCGCCTGGTAGGCAGCAGCGACCTGACCGTGCTGATCACCGGCGAGACCGGCGTGGGCAAGGAACTGGTCGCCCAGGCGCTGCATCAGGCCAGCAGCCGTGCCGACAAACCGCTGATCAGCCTGAACTGCGCCGCGCTGCCCGACACGCTGGTGGAAAGCGAGTTGTTCGGCCACGTACGCGGCGCATTCACCGGCGCTCATGGCGAGAGACGGGGCAAGTTCGAGTTGGCCAACGGCGGCACGCTGTTTCTCGATGAAGTCGGAGAACTGCCGTTGAACGTGCAGGCCAAGCTGCTGCGGGTGCTACAGAGCGGGCAACTGCAGCGCCTGGGCTCGGACCGCGAGCACCGGGTCGATGTGCGCTTGATCGCCGCTACCAACCGCGACCTTGCCGCCGAAGTGCGCAACGGCAACTACCGCGCCGACTTCTATCACCGCTTGAGCGTGTATCCGCTGCAGGTGCCGCCATTACGCGAACGTGGGCGTGACGTACTGCTTCTGGCCGGTTACTTCCTCGAACAAAACCGATCGCGCCTAGGTTTGAACAGCCTGCGGCTGAGCAGCGAAGCCCAGGCGGCGCTGCTGGCCTACGATTGGCCCGGTAATGTACGTGAACTGGAGCACTTGATCGGCCGTTCGGCACTCAAGGCCATGGGCCAACACCCGCAGCGCCCGCGCATCCTCACCTTGGAAGCCAGCGACCTCGACCTGCGTGGCATGCCCGCCATCGCCACTGCGCCCTCCCCCGCGCTCCTGCCACCACCCACAGTGCCCGAGGGCGGCCTGCGCGAAGCCATCGACAGCTACCAGCGGCAGGTGATCGACGCCTGCCTGCAACGCCACCAGGACAATTGGGCGGCAGCCGCGCGCGAGCTGGGTCTGGACCGCGCCAACCTCAGTCGCCTGGCGCGTCGCCTGGGCCTGCGCTAG
- the hmpA gene encoding NO-inducible flavohemoprotein, translating to MLNAEQRAIIKATVPLLETGGETLTTHFYKMMLTEYPEVRPLFNQAHQASGDQPRALANGVLMYARHIDQLEQLGGLVGQIINKHVALQILPEHYPIVGSCLLRAIEEVLGKEIATPDVIAAWGAAYGQLADILIGAEESLYKQKEEATGGWRGSREFRLVRREQESSEIVSFYFAPVDGQPVLKAEPGQYIGLRLFIDGAEQRRNYSLSALCDGQLYRISVKREADGKVSNYLHDHLMVGETLQLFPPSGDFTLTASDKPLVLISGGVGITPTLAMLEAALKTQRPVHFIHCARNGAVHAFRDWVDELAQRHPQLKRFYCYAEQEGSQGADAVGLLNETLLAEWLPRERDVDAYFLGPKGFMAVIKRQLKGLGVPEAQSRYEFFGPAAALE from the coding sequence ATGCTCAATGCCGAACAACGTGCAATCATCAAGGCCACCGTCCCCCTGCTGGAAACGGGCGGCGAAACGCTGACCACCCACTTTTACAAGATGATGCTCACCGAGTACCCAGAGGTGCGCCCGCTGTTCAACCAGGCCCATCAGGCCAGCGGTGACCAACCTCGCGCCTTGGCCAACGGCGTGCTGATGTATGCCCGTCACATCGACCAACTGGAGCAGCTGGGCGGTCTGGTTGGTCAGATCATCAACAAGCATGTGGCCTTGCAGATTCTGCCGGAGCATTACCCGATCGTCGGTAGCTGCCTGTTGCGCGCCATCGAAGAAGTGCTCGGCAAGGAAATCGCTACCCCCGACGTAATCGCTGCCTGGGGCGCTGCTTACGGCCAGCTGGCCGACATTCTGATCGGTGCCGAGGAAAGCCTTTATAAACAGAAGGAAGAGGCCACGGGTGGCTGGCGCGGTAGCCGAGAATTCCGCCTGGTACGCCGTGAGCAGGAAAGCAGCGAGATCGTTTCCTTCTATTTCGCTCCGGTCGATGGCCAGCCGGTGCTCAAGGCTGAGCCGGGTCAGTACATCGGCTTGCGGCTCTTCATCGACGGTGCCGAGCAGCGCCGCAACTATTCGCTGTCGGCCCTGTGCGATGGCCAGCTTTACCGCATCAGCGTGAAGCGCGAGGCGGATGGCAAGGTGTCCAATTACCTGCATGACCACCTGATGGTCGGCGAAACGTTGCAGCTCTTCCCGCCTTCCGGTGACTTTACCCTCACCGCCAGTGACAAGCCGCTGGTACTGATCAGTGGCGGCGTGGGCATCACCCCGACCCTTGCAATGCTCGAGGCCGCGCTCAAGACCCAACGCCCGGTGCATTTCATTCACTGTGCGCGCAATGGCGCCGTGCACGCGTTTCGCGACTGGGTCGATGAACTGGCCCAGCGTCATCCGCAGCTCAAGCGCTTCTATTGCTATGCCGAGCAGGAAGGTTCGCAGGGGGCCGATGCCGTGGGCTTGCTGAATGAGACGCTGCTGGCCGAGTGGTTGCCGCGGGAGCGTGATGTAGATGCCTACTTCCTTGGGCCCAAGGGGTTCATGGCAGTGATCAAGCGGCAACTGAAGGGCTTGGGTGTGCCTGAGGCGCAAAGCCGTTATGAGTTCTTCGGGCCGGCCGCAGCCCTGGAGTGA
- a CDS encoding disulfide bond formation protein B, whose protein sequence is MNEQTSRLNRERRFLVLLGLICLSLIGGALYMQVVLGEAPCPLCILQRYALLFIAIFAFIAAAMPGKRSLTFFECLVVASAIGGIVAAGNHVYILANPMVSCGIDTLQPIVDDLPLAKLWPLAFQVDGFCSTPYPPLLGLSLAQWALVAFVLTAILVPLGIYRNRRQG, encoded by the coding sequence ATGAACGAACAAACATCGCGCCTGAATCGGGAACGGCGCTTTCTGGTGCTGCTGGGGCTGATCTGCCTGTCCCTGATCGGCGGCGCTTTGTACATGCAGGTTGTGCTGGGTGAGGCGCCTTGCCCACTGTGTATCCTGCAGCGTTATGCACTGCTGTTCATCGCGATCTTTGCCTTCATCGCCGCTGCAATGCCCGGCAAGCGCAGCCTGACCTTCTTCGAATGCCTGGTCGTGGCCAGCGCGATAGGTGGAATCGTTGCGGCCGGAAACCATGTGTATATACTCGCCAACCCCATGGTCAGCTGCGGTATCGACACCCTCCAGCCGATCGTCGACGATCTGCCCCTGGCCAAGCTTTGGCCGCTGGCCTTCCAGGTCGACGGCTTCTGCAGCACGCCCTACCCACCGCTGCTCGGCTTGTCGCTGGCGCAATGGGCTTTGGTTGCATTCGTGCTGACGGCCATCCTGGTACCGCTCGGTATCTATCGCAATCGTCGGCAGGGTTAG
- the cyoA gene encoding ubiquinol oxidase subunit II — MSKKRYPRLFGILPFLGMLLLSGCNWTLLDPKGQVGIEQKNLILIATGLMLLVVIPVIIMTVAFAWKYRASNKAATYTPDWSHSTKIEAAVWIIPIIIIIALGYVTYHSTHKLDPYRPLDSDVKPVQIDVVALDWKWLFIYPEQGIATVNKIVFPANTPVNFRVTSDAVMNSFFIPGLGGQIYAMAGMTTKLHLIANENGEFDGISANYSGAGFTGMKFKATATSQEDFDKWVAEVKQSPKKLDKAEYDALAKPSENNPVALYSEASPDQFQLIVDKYEGMNRGRPSHEEAGSKDLATTKGVESSMQPAAGAEE; from the coding sequence ATGAGTAAAAAGCGTTACCCCAGACTGTTTGGCATATTGCCCTTTTTAGGCATGCTTTTACTCAGTGGGTGCAACTGGACCCTGCTCGACCCGAAAGGTCAGGTCGGCATTGAGCAAAAGAACCTCATCCTCATCGCTACCGGCCTGATGCTGCTGGTGGTGATCCCGGTCATCATCATGACCGTGGCGTTCGCCTGGAAGTACCGTGCTTCCAACAAGGCGGCCACCTACACCCCCGATTGGTCGCACTCGACCAAGATCGAGGCTGCGGTGTGGATCATCCCGATCATCATCATCATCGCCCTGGGTTACGTCACCTACCACTCCACCCACAAGCTGGACCCGTACCGTCCACTGGATTCCGATGTGAAGCCGGTGCAGATCGACGTGGTCGCGCTGGACTGGAAGTGGCTATTCATCTACCCGGAGCAGGGCATTGCCACGGTCAACAAGATCGTCTTCCCGGCTAACACCCCGGTCAACTTCCGCGTCACTTCCGACGCCGTGATGAACTCGTTCTTCATCCCGGGCCTGGGCGGCCAGATCTACGCCATGGCCGGTATGACCACCAAGCTGCACCTGATCGCCAACGAAAACGGCGAGTTCGACGGTATCAGTGCCAACTACAGCGGCGCTGGCTTCACCGGCATGAAATTCAAGGCCACTGCAACCTCCCAGGAAGACTTCGACAAGTGGGTCGCCGAGGTCAAGCAGTCGCCGAAGAAGCTGGACAAGGCCGAATACGATGCCTTGGCCAAACCAAGCGAAAACAACCCAGTCGCGCTGTATAGCGAGGCCTCGCCTGACCAGTTCCAGCTGATCGTCGACAAGTACGAAGGCATGAACCGCGGTCGTCCGAGCCACGAAGAAGCAGGCAGCAAAGATCTGGCCACAACCAAGGGTGTGGAATCGAGTATGCAACCAGCTGCCGGTGCAGAGGAGTAA
- the cyoB gene encoding cytochrome o ubiquinol oxidase subunit I, translated as MFGKLSLEAIPYHEPIVMVTLAMIALGGIAVVGLITYFRKWTYLWTEWLTTVDHKKIGVMYIIVAMVMLLRGFADAIMMRTQLAAATGGSEGYLPPEHYDQIFTAHGVIMIIFMAMPFFTGLMNLAVPLQIGARDVAFPFLNSLSFYLLLAGVLLVNISLGVGEFAKTGWVAYPPLAGIQYSPGVGVDYYIWALQLSGLGTTLTGVNFLVTVMKMRAPGMKLMDMPIFTWTCTWANVLIVASFPILTAALALLTVDRYLDFHIFTNELGGNPMMYVNLFWAWGHPEVYILILPAFGVFSEVTSTFSGKRLFGHHSMIYASGAIAVLGFAVWLHHFFTMGAGASVNTFFGLATMLISIPTGVKLFNWLFTMYQGRVRFTAPMLWTLGFMITFSIGGMTGVLLAVPGADFVLHNSLFVIAHFHNVIIGGAVFGYIAGFAYWFPKAFGFTLNEKWGKAAFWFWISGFYVAFMPLYALGFMGMTRRLNHSDNPLWEPYLYVAVAGAVLILFGIACQLIQLYVSVRDRNQNLDVTGDPWGGRTLEWSTSSPPPFYNFAHMPEQVGLDAWHETKETGNAYKPAKKFDAIHMPSNTSTGLFMGLFLTVFGFAFIWHIWWLVGASLVATIAVFVRHAARDDQGYMVPAEEVARIEGERMKALAKAGALPAGARVESFERV; from the coding sequence ATGTTCGGTAAATTAAGCCTGGAGGCGATACCCTATCACGAGCCGATAGTCATGGTGACGCTTGCCATGATCGCGCTCGGTGGTATCGCTGTCGTCGGTCTTATCACCTATTTCCGCAAGTGGACCTACTTGTGGACCGAGTGGCTGACCACGGTCGACCACAAGAAAATCGGGGTGATGTACATCATCGTCGCGATGGTCATGCTGCTGCGCGGTTTTGCCGACGCCATCATGATGCGTACACAGCTGGCTGCTGCTACCGGCGGCTCCGAAGGCTACCTGCCGCCTGAACACTATGACCAGATCTTCACCGCCCACGGTGTGATCATGATCATCTTCATGGCGATGCCGTTCTTCACCGGCCTGATGAACCTTGCGGTTCCTCTGCAGATCGGTGCACGTGACGTTGCCTTCCCGTTCCTGAACTCCCTGAGCTTCTACCTGCTGCTGGCAGGCGTGCTGCTGGTCAACATCTCCCTGGGCGTCGGCGAATTCGCCAAGACCGGTTGGGTTGCCTATCCGCCGCTCGCGGGTATCCAGTACAGCCCTGGGGTGGGTGTCGACTACTACATCTGGGCGCTACAGCTATCCGGATTGGGTACGACGCTTACCGGCGTGAACTTCCTCGTCACCGTGATGAAGATGCGCGCACCTGGCATGAAACTGATGGACATGCCGATCTTCACCTGGACCTGCACCTGGGCCAACGTTCTGATCGTTGCCTCGTTCCCGATCCTGACCGCTGCACTCGCACTGCTGACTGTTGACCGTTATCTGGACTTCCACATCTTCACCAACGAGCTTGGTGGGAACCCGATGATGTACGTCAACCTGTTCTGGGCGTGGGGTCACCCTGAGGTCTACATCCTGATCCTGCCGGCCTTCGGCGTGTTCTCGGAAGTGACTTCGACCTTCTCCGGCAAGCGTCTGTTCGGCCACCACTCGATGATCTACGCATCGGGCGCCATCGCCGTTCTGGGCTTCGCCGTATGGCTGCACCACTTCTTCACCATGGGTGCCGGCGCCAGCGTCAACACCTTCTTCGGCCTGGCGACGATGCTGATCTCCATTCCGACCGGTGTGAAACTGTTCAACTGGCTGTTCACCATGTACCAGGGCCGTGTGCGCTTCACCGCGCCAATGCTCTGGACCCTGGGCTTCATGATCACCTTCTCCATCGGTGGCATGACTGGTGTTCTGCTGGCCGTTCCAGGTGCTGACTTCGTTCTGCACAACAGCCTGTTCGTAATCGCTCACTTCCACAACGTGATCATCGGTGGTGCGGTATTCGGCTACATCGCCGGCTTCGCCTACTGGTTCCCGAAAGCCTTCGGCTTCACGCTGAACGAGAAGTGGGGCAAAGCTGCCTTCTGGTTCTGGATCTCGGGCTTCTACGTTGCGTTCATGCCGCTGTATGCCCTGGGCTTCATGGGCATGACCCGTCGTCTGAACCACTCCGACAACCCGCTGTGGGAACCCTACCTGTACGTTGCCGTCGCCGGCGCCGTGCTGATCCTGTTCGGTATCGCTTGCCAGCTGATCCAGCTCTACGTTTCGGTCCGCGACCGCAACCAGAACCTGGACGTGACCGGCGACCCATGGGGCGGCCGTACCCTGGAATGGTCGACTTCGTCGCCACCTCCGTTCTACAACTTCGCCCACATGCCTGAGCAGGTTGGCCTGGATGCCTGGCACGAAACCAAGGAAACCGGTAACGCCTACAAGCCAGCGAAGAAGTTCGACGCGATCCACATGCCGAGCAACACCTCTACCGGTTTGTTCATGGGCCTGTTCCTGACCGTCTTCGGCTTTGCCTTCATCTGGCACATCTGGTGGCTGGTCGGCGCAAGCCTGGTTGCAACCATCGCTGTCTTCGTTCGCCACGCTGCGCGTGACGACCAGGGCTACATGGTTCCGGCCGAAGAAGTGGCGCGCATCGAAGGCGAGCGCATGAAAGCGCTGGCCAAAGCAGGTGCTCTGCCTGCCGGCGCACGTGTCGAATCGTTTGAGCGGGTGTAA
- the cyoC gene encoding cytochrome o ubiquinol oxidase subunit III yields the protein MSSQVMHGAAHGHDHGHDDHHHDSGQMTVLGFWLYLMTDCILFASLFATYAVLSGSFAGGPSGHDIFQLDFVLVETAFLLLSSITFGFAMLKMFSGSKAGVLGWLAVTFLFGAGFIAMEIYEFHHLIGEGFGPQRSGFLSGFFALVGTHGLHVTAGLIWMAIMMFQINKHGITPTAKTRMSCLSLFWHFLDVVWICVFTVVYLLGVL from the coding sequence ATGTCCAGTCAAGTAATGCACGGTGCTGCTCATGGTCACGACCATGGGCATGACGACCACCACCACGACTCGGGCCAGATGACCGTACTGGGCTTCTGGCTGTACCTGATGACCGACTGCATCCTGTTTGCGTCGCTCTTCGCCACTTACGCGGTGCTGTCCGGCAGTTTTGCCGGCGGCCCGTCGGGTCACGACATCTTCCAGCTCGACTTCGTGCTGGTTGAAACCGCGTTCCTGCTGCTGTCCTCGATCACCTTCGGCTTCGCCATGCTGAAGATGTTCTCCGGTAGCAAGGCAGGTGTACTGGGCTGGTTGGCTGTGACCTTCCTGTTCGGTGCAGGCTTCATCGCGATGGAAATCTATGAATTCCATCACCTGATCGGTGAGGGCTTCGGCCCGCAGCGCAGTGGCTTCCTGTCGGGCTTCTTCGCCCTGGTAGGTACCCACGGCCTGCACGTGACCGCCGGCCTGATCTGGATGGCGATCATGATGTTCCAGATCAACAAGCACGGCATCACGCCGACTGCCAAGACCCGCATGAGCTGCCTGAGCCTGTTCTGGCACTTCCTGGACGTGGTCTGGATCTGCGTATTCACCGTCGTCTACCTGCTGGGGGTTCTGTAA
- the cyoD gene encoding cytochrome o ubiquinol oxidase subunit IV gives MANAHDTHHEGNHGSVKSYMIGFVLSIILTAIPFGLVMFPSLPKNLTVLVVVAMAVIQVVVHLVYFLHMDRSKEQRTNVTTFLFTGLVIALLVGLSLWIMFSIHYEMLAK, from the coding sequence ATGGCTAACGCACACGACACTCATCACGAAGGTAACCACGGCAGCGTCAAGTCGTACATGATCGGCTTCGTACTGTCGATCATCCTGACCGCGATCCCGTTCGGCCTGGTGATGTTCCCAAGCCTGCCGAAGAACCTGACCGTTCTGGTCGTAGTGGCCATGGCCGTCATCCAGGTAGTCGTGCACCTCGTGTACTTCCTGCACATGGACCGCTCGAAAGAGCAGCGTACCAACGTGACGACGTTCCTGTTCACCGGTCTGGTCATTGCACTGCTGGTCGGCCTGTCGCTGTGGATCATGTTCAGCATCCACTACGAAATGTTGGCCAAGTGA
- the cyoE gene encoding heme o synthase gives MSVKHFIQITKPGIIFGNVLSVAGGFFLAAKGHVDFALFLAVVVGTSLVVASGCVFNNCIDRDIDIKMERTKNRVMVQGGMSLPLALVYATLLGVAGFSLLYVQANPLSAFCALIGFIVYVGFYSLWLKRKSVHGTLVGSLSGAMPPVIGYCAVSNSFDLAAVTLLVMFSLWQMPHSFAIAIFRFKDYSAANIPVLPVARGILAAKKQIVLYVLAFVLATLMLTLGGYAGLGYLAVAAAMGLYWLYMAWGGYKAEDDSKWARKVFGFSILTVTALSVMMSVDSQTAADVLMTYAR, from the coding sequence ATGTCCGTTAAGCACTTTATCCAAATCACCAAACCGGGGATCATTTTCGGTAACGTGCTTTCCGTGGCAGGCGGTTTCTTCCTTGCCGCGAAGGGCCATGTGGACTTCGCCCTGTTCCTGGCGGTGGTGGTAGGTACGTCCCTGGTGGTTGCGTCCGGTTGCGTGTTCAACAACTGCATCGACCGTGATATCGACATCAAGATGGAACGTACCAAGAACCGTGTCATGGTTCAGGGTGGCATGTCGCTGCCCCTCGCGCTGGTCTACGCCACCCTCCTCGGGGTGGCAGGCTTCAGCCTGCTGTATGTCCAGGCCAACCCGCTGTCGGCGTTCTGTGCGCTGATCGGCTTCATCGTCTACGTCGGTTTCTACAGCCTCTGGCTGAAGCGCAAATCGGTGCACGGCACCTTGGTCGGCAGCCTGTCCGGTGCCATGCCTCCGGTGATCGGCTACTGCGCCGTTAGCAACAGCTTCGACCTGGCTGCCGTGACCCTGTTGGTGATGTTCAGCCTGTGGCAGATGCCGCACAGCTTCGCCATCGCGATTTTCCGCTTCAAGGATTACAGCGCTGCCAACATCCCGGTCCTGCCGGTGGCGCGCGGCATCCTCGCGGCGAAGAAGCAGATCGTGCTGTACGTGCTGGCCTTCGTGCTCGCTACCCTGATGCTCACCCTCGGCGGTTACGCCGGCCTCGGCTACCTGGCCGTGGCTGCGGCCATGGGCCTGTACTGGTTGTACATGGCCTGGGGTGGCTACAAGGCCGAGGACGACAGCAAGTGGGCGCGCAAGGTGTTCGGCTTCTCCATCCTCACCGTCACTGCCCTGAGCGTGATGATGTCGGTGGACAGCCAGACGGCTGCGGACGTGCTGATGACGTACGCGCGCTGA
- the alaC gene encoding alanine transaminase, which yields MANPGSPRRFARIDRLPPYVFNITAELKMAARRRGEDIIDLSMGNPDGATPPHIVEKLVQVAQREDTHGYSTSRGIPRLRRAISNWYKERYDVAIDPESEAIVTIGSKEGLAHLMLGTLDHGDTVLVPNPSYPIHIYGAVIAGAQVRSVPLVPGVDFFNELERAIRESIPKPKMMILGFPSNPTAQCVELDFFERVVALAKQYDVLVVHDLAYADIVYDGWKAPSIMQVPGAKDIAVEFFTLSKSYNMAGWRIGFMVGNPELVSALARIKSYHDYGTFTPLQVAAIAALEGDQQCVRDIAEQYRQRRNLLVKGLHELGWMVENPKASMYVWAKIPEQYAHLGSLEFSKKLLAEAKVCVSPGIGFGDYGDDHVRFALIENQDRIRQAIRGIRQMFRADGLVRK from the coding sequence ATGGCCAACCCAGGTTCGCCGCGCCGCTTCGCGCGCATCGATCGTCTCCCCCCTTACGTCTTCAACATCACCGCCGAGCTCAAGATGGCAGCCCGCCGCCGCGGCGAGGACATCATCGACCTGAGCATGGGCAACCCCGACGGGGCCACGCCGCCGCACATCGTCGAGAAGCTGGTGCAGGTCGCCCAGCGCGAGGACACCCACGGTTACTCCACGTCCCGCGGCATTCCGCGCCTGCGCCGTGCCATCTCCAATTGGTACAAGGAACGCTACGACGTCGCCATCGACCCGGAAAGCGAAGCCATCGTCACCATCGGCTCCAAAGAGGGCCTGGCGCACTTGATGCTCGGCACCCTCGACCATGGCGACACCGTGCTGGTGCCTAACCCGAGCTACCCGATCCACATCTACGGTGCGGTCATCGCCGGTGCCCAGGTGCGTTCGGTACCGTTGGTGCCGGGCGTGGACTTCTTCAACGAACTCGAGCGAGCGATCCGCGAGTCGATCCCCAAGCCGAAGATGATGATCCTTGGCTTCCCCTCCAACCCCACCGCCCAGTGTGTCGAACTGGACTTCTTCGAACGTGTGGTAGCCCTCGCCAAGCAATACGATGTGCTGGTAGTGCACGACCTGGCCTACGCCGACATCGTCTACGACGGCTGGAAGGCCCCATCGATCATGCAGGTGCCAGGCGCGAAGGACATCGCGGTGGAATTCTTCACCCTGTCCAAAAGCTACAACATGGCCGGCTGGCGGATCGGCTTCATGGTCGGCAACCCCGAGCTGGTGAGCGCGCTGGCCCGCATCAAGAGCTATCACGACTACGGCACCTTCACCCCGCTGCAGGTGGCGGCAATCGCCGCGCTGGAAGGTGACCAACAGTGTGTGCGTGACATCGCCGAGCAGTACCGCCAGCGCCGCAATCTGCTGGTCAAGGGCCTGCACGAGCTGGGTTGGATGGTCGAGAACCCCAAGGCGTCGATGTACGTCTGGGCCAAGATCCCGGAACAGTACGCCCATCTGGGCTCGCTGGAGTTTTCCAAGAAGCTGCTGGCCGAGGCCAAGGTGTGCGTGTCGCCGGGGATCGGTTTCGGTGACTATGGCGACGATCACGTGCGCTTCGCCCTGATCGAGAACCAGGACCGCATTCGCCAGGCTATTCGGGGCATCCGGCAAATGTTCCGGGCTGACGGCCTGGTACGCAAGTAA
- a CDS encoding YkgJ family cysteine cluster protein, translating into MSEYNPCLDCGACCGYFRVSFFWGECQSAGGLVPDDLVVQINPTRVAMIGTDAKPCRCVSLQGEIGKEVACTIYANRSSPCREFEASWEGGVHNPSCDDARAAYGLPPLTPPGANEPHWPDEGAEVA; encoded by the coding sequence ATGTCCGAATACAACCCTTGCCTTGACTGCGGCGCCTGCTGCGGGTATTTCCGTGTGTCCTTCTTCTGGGGCGAATGCCAGTCTGCCGGCGGCCTCGTGCCTGATGACCTGGTGGTGCAGATCAACCCGACCCGCGTTGCGATGATCGGTACCGACGCCAAACCCTGCCGCTGCGTGAGCTTGCAGGGCGAGATCGGTAAAGAGGTGGCGTGCACCATCTACGCCAACCGTTCCAGCCCGTGCCGAGAGTTCGAGGCGTCGTGGGAGGGTGGAGTGCATAACCCTAGCTGCGATGATGCGCGTGCAGCCTATGGTCTGCCACCGCTGACGCCGCCGGGGGCCAACGAGCCGCACTGGCCCGATGAGGGGGCCGAGGTGGCCTGA
- a CDS encoding GNAT family N-acetyltransferase, with translation MTPPRSFPSDLCLDSPRLQLRPMRHGDAAQWLAIMADPEVMRYWHHAPWQNLAEAESALAADREAYASGEQLKLGMYRRDNGELIGMVQLFNIDDVSRRGEIGYCLASAVQGRGYMDEALTCFIDYLAHTLHMRRLEGEIDPRNQGSARTLERQGFVLEGTLRARWCVAGELSDSGIYGLLLEPPVA, from the coding sequence GTGACCCCACCCCGCAGTTTCCCCAGCGACCTGTGCCTCGACAGCCCGCGCCTGCAACTTCGGCCCATGCGCCACGGCGACGCCGCGCAGTGGTTGGCGATCATGGCCGACCCCGAGGTCATGCGCTATTGGCACCACGCGCCCTGGCAGAACCTGGCCGAGGCCGAAAGCGCTCTGGCCGCCGACCGTGAGGCCTATGCCAGCGGCGAGCAGCTCAAGCTGGGCATGTACCGTCGCGACAATGGCGAACTGATCGGCATGGTTCAGCTTTTCAACATCGATGACGTCTCCCGGCGAGGTGAAATCGGCTATTGCCTGGCCAGTGCGGTGCAGGGCAGGGGCTACATGGACGAGGCGCTGACCTGTTTCATCGACTACCTCGCCCACACCCTGCACATGCGCCGCCTGGAAGGCGAGATCGACCCCCGCAACCAGGGTTCGGCGCGCACGCTCGAACGCCAAGGCTTCGTCCTCGAAGGCACCTTGCGTGCCCGCTGGTGTGTGGCGGGCGAGCTTTCCGACTCCGGCATCTACGGTCTGCTGCTCGAGCCACCTGTGGCATGA